The following coding sequences lie in one Eubacterium ventriosum genomic window:
- the cdaA gene encoding diadenylate cyclase CdaA encodes MSTVLNYVSNFIEKYLTVPEIYASDIVEIVIMSVAIYYVVLWFRKSRAWVLLKGIFVLVIFMLVASLFHLTTLLWIFNKTLSAGIIALVIIFQPELRRALEELGRKNVIFKVLKFENGNNESNFSDRSVEEITRATLEMAKAKTGALIVIRQQHDLGQFIETGIKIDGRISSQLLINIFEKNTPLHDGAVIIDENRVVAATCYLPLSDSSSLSKDLGTRHRAGLGISEVSDCIVVIVSEETGSISIAKEGKLIRYADASILKNELIKAQDKEEVKPRRFLKGRGRNEKDVNETKDVSDK; translated from the coding sequence GTGAGCACAGTATTAAATTATGTTTCAAATTTTATAGAAAAATATTTAACAGTGCCGGAAATTTATGCAAGTGACATTGTTGAAATAGTTATAATGTCTGTAGCTATTTACTATGTGGTCTTATGGTTTAGAAAAAGTCGGGCATGGGTATTATTAAAGGGTATTTTTGTGCTTGTAATCTTTATGCTTGTGGCTTCTTTATTTCATTTGACAACACTGCTATGGATATTTAACAAGACATTAAGTGCAGGTATTATAGCACTTGTAATTATATTTCAGCCTGAACTTAGAAGGGCTCTGGAAGAATTAGGTAGAAAGAATGTTATTTTCAAAGTATTAAAATTTGAAAATGGCAACAATGAATCTAATTTTAGCGACAGATCAGTTGAAGAAATAACAAGAGCAACTCTTGAGATGGCAAAGGCTAAAACAGGAGCCTTAATTGTTATAAGACAGCAGCACGATTTAGGTCAGTTTATTGAAACAGGAATAAAGATAGACGGACGTATTTCAAGCCAGTTGTTAATTAATATTTTTGAAAAAAACACACCATTACACGATGGTGCAGTTATTATAGATGAAAACAGGGTGGTGGCAGCAACATGTTATCTGCCACTGTCAGACAGCTCTTCTTTAAGCAAGGATTTGGGTACAAGACATAGAGCAGGACTTGGAATTAGTGAAGTTTCAGACTGTATAGTTGTTATTGTGTCAGAAGAAACAGGAAGTATTTCCATTGCAAAAGAAGGCAAGTTAATTAGATACGCAGATGCTTCAATTCTGAAAAATGAGCTTATAAAGGCTCAGGATAAAGAGGAAGTTAAACCAAGAAGATTTTTGAAAGGAAGGGGACGCAATGAAAAAGATGTTAACGAAACTAAAGATGTCTCTGACAAATAA
- a CDS encoding heavy metal translocating P-type ATPase — translation MTKKQKTVLYRIIASAILILGISILCEFADVNIWGQVVLYLIPYFVIGYDILRKAFKGILNKQVFDENFLMAIATVGAMLLGEFKEGVAVMLFYQIGELFQSCAVGKSRRNIAALMDIRPDYANIIVDGQIEQVDPDDVEIGTEIVVNPGEKVPIDGIITEGNTTLNTSALTGESVPRDAKAGEEVISGCINMTGAIKLKTTKEFGDSTVSKILDLVENSSMKKSRSENFITKFARYYTPAVCYGALALAILPPIVRLIMGMSPDFPDWIIRALTFLVISCPCALVISIPLSFFGGIGCASSNGILVKGSNYLEELSKTKYIVFDKTGTLTKGVFEVNKIYPAKDFDEKTLLYFAAYAESGSSHPISQSLKKAYGEKIDLEKVNNIEEIAGHGVQADVDGKKVSAGNIKLMKKLGINPSDEHDEGTIVFVAVDGVYAGCITISDIIKPTTKMAIAELKKNGMKKTVMLTGDSKKVADKVATEIGIDMVRSELLPGDKVEQVEKLLAEKGDKEALAFVGDGINDAPVLSRADIGVAMGALGSDAAIEAADVVLMDDDPAKIALAMKISKRTLEIVRENIIFALAIKAICLVLGALGIANMWVAIFADVGVMVLAVLNATRALRIKL, via the coding sequence ATGACAAAAAAACAGAAAACAGTTTTGTATAGAATTATTGCATCTGCAATTTTAATTTTAGGTATTTCAATATTGTGCGAATTTGCGGATGTGAATATTTGGGGGCAGGTTGTTTTGTATCTTATTCCATATTTTGTTATCGGATACGACATTTTGAGAAAAGCTTTCAAGGGTATTTTGAACAAGCAGGTGTTTGATGAAAACTTTCTTATGGCGATAGCAACAGTAGGTGCAATGCTTTTGGGAGAATTTAAAGAAGGCGTAGCTGTTATGTTGTTCTATCAGATTGGTGAGTTATTCCAGAGTTGCGCTGTTGGAAAAAGCAGAAGAAACATTGCAGCACTTATGGACATAAGACCTGATTACGCCAATATTATAGTTGACGGACAGATTGAACAGGTTGATCCTGATGACGTGGAAATAGGTACAGAGATTGTTGTAAATCCGGGAGAAAAAGTCCCTATTGATGGAATTATTACAGAAGGAAATACAACATTAAATACAAGCGCACTTACAGGTGAAAGTGTACCAAGAGATGCAAAAGCAGGGGAAGAAGTTATAAGTGGATGCATCAATATGACAGGTGCAATTAAGCTTAAAACTACTAAAGAATTTGGTGACTCTACAGTTTCGAAGATTTTGGATTTGGTAGAAAATTCAAGTATGAAGAAGTCACGTTCAGAAAACTTCATTACAAAATTCGCCAGATATTATACTCCGGCAGTTTGCTACGGAGCATTAGCATTGGCTATTTTGCCACCAATAGTAAGACTTATTATGGGAATGTCACCAGACTTTCCTGATTGGATTATAAGAGCATTAACATTCCTTGTAATCAGTTGTCCTTGCGCATTGGTTATCTCAATACCATTAAGCTTCTTTGGTGGTATCGGATGCGCCTCATCTAACGGTATTCTTGTAAAAGGTTCCAACTATTTAGAGGAATTATCGAAGACAAAATACATTGTTTTTGATAAAACAGGTACACTTACAAAAGGTGTTTTCGAAGTAAATAAAATATATCCTGCAAAGGATTTTGATGAAAAAACTTTGTTGTATTTTGCAGCATATGCAGAAAGTGGTTCAAGTCATCCGATTAGTCAGAGTTTGAAAAAAGCATATGGTGAGAAAATTGACCTTGAAAAAGTAAATAATATTGAAGAAATTGCAGGTCACGGCGTTCAGGCTGACGTTGACGGCAAGAAAGTTAGTGCTGGAAACATTAAGCTTATGAAAAAACTTGGAATCAATCCAAGTGACGAACACGATGAAGGAACAATAGTTTTTGTAGCTGTTGATGGCGTGTATGCCGGTTGCATAACAATTTCAGATATTATTAAACCAACAACAAAGATGGCAATTGCTGAATTAAAAAAGAATGGAATGAAGAAAACTGTTATGTTAACAGGCGATTCCAAAAAAGTTGCCGACAAAGTTGCAACAGAAATAGGCATTGACATGGTAAGAAGTGAGCTTCTTCCGGGAGATAAAGTTGAGCAGGTTGAAAAACTACTTGCAGAAAAAGGAGACAAGGAAGCCCTTGCATTCGTAGGCGATGGAATCAATGATGCCCCTGTATTATCAAGAGCAGATATCGGTGTGGCAATGGGAGCCCTTGGCTCAGATGCGGCAATTGAAGCTGCAGATGTTGTACTTATGGATGACGATCCTGCAAAGATAGCGTTGGCAATGAAGATATCAAAGAGAACACTTGAAATAGTAAGAGAAAACATAATCTTCGCATTGGCGATAAAAGCAATCTGCCTTGTACTTGGAGCACTTGGTATAGCCAATATGTGGGTCGCAATATTTGCAGACGTAGGTGTAATGGTACTTGCGGTACTGAATGCAACAAGAGCATTAAGAATAAAATTGTAG
- a CDS encoding cation transporter: protein MKKTYKVEVDCANCAAKMEEAVKATAGVKDATLSFMTLKLKVEFEDGADVDAVMQEAVKNCKKVEDDCEIFL from the coding sequence ATGAAGAAGACATACAAAGTAGAGGTAGATTGTGCAAATTGTGCAGCAAAGATGGAAGAGGCAGTTAAGGCTACAGCAGGAGTTAAGGATGCAACATTAAGCTTTATGACATTGAAATTAAAGGTTGAATTTGAAGACGGAGCAGATGTAGATGCAGTAATGCAGGAAGCAGTTAAGAACTGTAAAAAAGTAGAAGATGATTGTGAAATCTTCTTATAA
- a CDS encoding ArsR/SmtB family transcription factor — protein sequence MVDKDNGEFLAVHEEVVKKVLETLPDEEELYDLAELFKVFGDSTRIRILHALFESELCVGDIAQILNLSQSAVSHQLKLLKDAKLVRFRREGKIIFYSLDDDHVRTILSMGMEHIEER from the coding sequence ATGGTAGATAAAGATAACGGCGAGTTTTTGGCAGTTCATGAAGAAGTTGTTAAAAAAGTTCTTGAAACTTTACCGGATGAGGAAGAGTTATATGACTTAGCTGAATTGTTTAAAGTTTTTGGAGATTCAACAAGAATTAGAATTCTTCATGCATTGTTTGAAAGTGAACTTTGCGTAGGTGATATTGCTCAGATTTTGAATTTAAGTCAGTCAGCAGTTAGCCATCAGTTGAAACTTTTAAAGGATGCCAAGTTGGTTAGATTTAGAAGAGAGGGTAAGATTATTTTTTATTCATTAGATGATGACCATGTTAGAACAATTTTAAGTATGGGAATGGAACATATTGAAGAAAGATAA
- a CDS encoding heavy metal translocating P-type ATPase: MKFVIKHEIKGRIRIHILQSRMTFEQADTLEYYLSNNKLVTSVKVRERLQDATISYIGSREDIIKLLTSFKYNNVEVPDVYLQNSGRELNREYWDKLVNKVFLYGANKIFLPNPIRECITLTKSVKYLWNGVRTLASRKIEVPVLDATAIGVSIARNNMNTAGSIMFLLGIGEILEEWTHKKSVDDLARSMSLNVGKVWLCQGEQDILVSTSDVKAGDLVRVHMGNIIPFDGTVVSGEAMVNQASLTGESIPVQKNAEGIVYAGTVLEEGELVIRVDQTNGSSRYEKIVTMIEESEKLKTSMESKASHLADKLVPYTLLGTGLTYALTRNATKALSVLMVDFSCALKLAMPISVLSAIREASLHNITVKGGKYLEAMAEADTIVFDKTGTLTKANPTVVDVVSFNGQDSDELLRIAACLEEHFPHSMAKAVVDAAAEKNLEHEEVHSEVEYIVAHGISSMIDGQKVVIGSHHFVFEDEKCTVDPEKMGTFNSLPPEYSHLYMAINNRLAAVICIEDPLREEAAAVIRSLKMAGICKVVMMTGDSDRTAKAIAKKAGIDEYYSEVLPEDKANFVEKEKAKGRKVIMIGDGINDSPALSAADIGISISDGAEIAREIADVTIGADNLYEIVTLKALSNSLVKRIDKNYRFIVSFNAGLIVLGITGIIPPTMSALLHNGSTLAIGMKSMENLLD; this comes from the coding sequence ATGAAGTTTGTAATTAAACATGAAATTAAAGGTAGAATAAGGATTCATATATTGCAAAGCCGCATGACTTTCGAACAGGCAGATACGTTGGAATATTACCTTAGTAATAATAAGCTGGTAACATCAGTAAAGGTTAGGGAAAGACTTCAAGATGCTACAATTAGTTATATTGGATCAAGGGAAGATATTATAAAATTACTTACATCATTTAAGTATAATAATGTTGAAGTTCCTGATGTGTATTTGCAAAATTCAGGTAGAGAGTTAAATAGAGAGTATTGGGATAAGCTTGTTAACAAGGTATTTTTGTATGGTGCCAACAAGATATTCCTGCCGAATCCTATTAGGGAATGCATTACTCTTACAAAGTCTGTTAAATATCTTTGGAATGGTGTAAGAACACTTGCAAGCAGAAAGATTGAAGTGCCGGTTCTTGATGCAACGGCTATTGGTGTTTCAATTGCAAGAAATAATATGAACACAGCAGGTTCAATTATGTTCCTTCTTGGAATCGGTGAAATTTTGGAAGAATGGACTCACAAGAAATCTGTTGATGACTTGGCAAGAAGTATGTCTTTAAATGTTGGAAAAGTTTGGCTTTGCCAGGGCGAACAGGACATTCTTGTGTCAACTTCAGATGTTAAGGCAGGAGATCTTGTAAGAGTACATATGGGAAATATTATTCCTTTCGATGGCACTGTTGTTTCAGGTGAGGCAATGGTAAATCAGGCTTCTTTAACAGGTGAGTCAATACCGGTTCAGAAGAATGCAGAAGGTATTGTTTACGCAGGTACTGTTCTTGAAGAAGGTGAACTTGTTATAAGAGTCGACCAGACTAACGGTTCAAGTCGTTACGAGAAGATTGTTACTATGATAGAAGAATCTGAGAAATTAAAGACTTCTATGGAAAGCAAAGCTTCTCACTTAGCAGACAAATTAGTTCCTTATACTTTGCTTGGAACAGGGCTTACATATGCTTTAACAAGAAATGCAACAAAGGCATTATCAGTGCTTATGGTTGATTTTTCATGTGCATTAAAACTTGCAATGCCTATATCTGTTTTGTCAGCAATTAGGGAAGCAAGTTTACATAACATTACTGTAAAAGGTGGAAAATATTTGGAGGCAATGGCTGAGGCAGACACGATTGTTTTTGACAAGACAGGTACCCTTACAAAAGCTAATCCTACGGTTGTAGATGTAGTGTCATTTAATGGTCAGGATTCTGATGAATTATTAAGGATTGCAGCTTGTCTTGAAGAGCATTTTCCACATTCTATGGCAAAAGCAGTAGTTGATGCTGCAGCAGAGAAGAATCTTGAACATGAAGAGGTTCATTCAGAAGTTGAATATATTGTTGCACACGGTATTTCATCTATGATAGATGGTCAGAAGGTTGTAATTGGAAGTCATCATTTTGTATTTGAAGATGAAAAATGTACAGTTGATCCTGAGAAGATGGGTACTTTTAACAGTTTACCACCTGAATATTCTCATCTGTACATGGCTATTAATAACAGACTTGCAGCAGTAATATGCATAGAAGATCCACTTCGTGAAGAAGCTGCGGCAGTTATCCGGTCATTGAAGATGGCAGGAATATGTAAGGTTGTAATGATGACAGGCGACAGCGACCGTACAGCAAAAGCCATAGCTAAGAAGGCAGGAATTGATGAATATTATTCAGAAGTATTGCCTGAAGATAAGGCTAATTTCGTAGAGAAAGAAAAGGCTAAAGGCAGAAAGGTCATAATGATAGGTGATGGAATAAATGATTCACCTGCATTATCAGCAGCCGATATAGGAATATCAATTAGCGATGGTGCAGAAATTGCAAGAGAAATCGCTGATGTAACAATAGGCGCAGATAACCTTTATGAAATAGTAACATTAAAGGCATTGAGCAATAGCTTAGTTAAACGAATTGACAAGAATTACAGATTCATAGTAAGCTTCAATGCGGGCTTAATTGTACTAGGCATTACCGGAATAATTCCACCAACAATGTCAGCATTACTCCATAATGGATCAACACTTGCAATAGGAATGAAGAGCATGGAAAACCTGCTTGACTAG
- a CDS encoding DUF6110 family protein — protein sequence MLDFIKKIDAKKTGIFAAGVAFGTAGIKILSSKDAKKVYTNCTAAVLRAKESVMKTATNIQENAEDIYAEAQQINEDRAAAETEEFEDVEEVSEETTDVEEDTAE from the coding sequence ATGTTAGATTTTATTAAGAAGATTGACGCTAAAAAGACAGGAATTTTTGCAGCAGGTGTTGCTTTTGGAACAGCAGGAATTAAGATTTTATCAAGCAAAGATGCAAAGAAAGTATACACAAATTGCACAGCAGCAGTTCTTAGAGCTAAAGAAAGCGTAATGAAGACAGCTACAAACATTCAGGAAAATGCTGAAGATATTTATGCAGAAGCACAGCAGATTAATGAAGACAGAGCTGCAGCAGAAACAGAAGAATTTGAAGATGTAGAAGAAGTATCTGAAGAAACAACTGACGTAGAAGAAGATACTGCAGAATAA
- a CDS encoding transcriptional repressor — protein sequence MEQKKSDELKFQRTRMQKESVLKTLKDKGCRITNQRKVLLDVILDEECTSCKEIYYKAVEIDPNIGAATVYRMVNLLEDIGAISRRNIYKISCNLDCVKDNACTIELDDNMVYHLSRTEWNSVIMKGLKACGYLDNQKVNRIVIESEKNT from the coding sequence TTGGAGCAGAAAAAAAGTGATGAACTAAAATTTCAAAGAACAAGAATGCAGAAAGAATCAGTTCTGAAGACTTTAAAAGACAAGGGATGTAGAATTACAAACCAGAGAAAAGTTCTCTTGGATGTAATCCTTGACGAAGAATGCACTTCATGTAAAGAGATTTATTATAAAGCAGTGGAAATTGATCCTAACATCGGGGCAGCTACAGTGTATAGAATGGTCAATCTTCTTGAAGACATTGGAGCTATTAGCAGAAGAAATATTTATAAAATTTCATGCAACCTTGACTGCGTAAAGGACAACGCCTGCACTATAGAGTTAGATGATAATATGGTTTACCACTTGTCCCGGACGGAATGGAATTCTGTAATAATGAAAGGTTTAAAAGCCTGTGGTTACTTAGATAATCAAAAGGTGAACAGAATTGTTATTGAATCAGAGAAGAATACGTAA
- the feoB gene encoding ferrous iron transport protein B: protein MSIKIALAGNPNSGKTTLFNGLTGSNQFVGNWPGVTVEKKEGKLKGHKDVTITDLPGIYSLSPYTLEEVVARNYLINEKPDVILNIVDGTNIERNLYLSTQLIELGIPVVMAVNMIDIIEKSGDKISIKDLKESLGCEVVEISALKGKGIKEAANKAVELAKKPNHEMVHKFDKKVEDAIEKVEEKIAFDIPREQQRFFAIKLLERDDKIKEQMKTVPDVENEIKQLEDAFDDDTESIITNERYTYISSVIGKCVSKGNKGELTTSDKIDKIVTNRWLALPIFAVVMFIVYYVSVTTVGTWATDWANEGVFGDGWHLFGIGTSSYEDASGDYEKQTAAVDAFIEAAKDKGISTDNIEEVLGDEEASEADKTAAVDAFVAEAGVSDITAKAELEDEDGKVTDKFDVTVNDFKTATEAEEPDPADYGVWVPGVPVLIGNLLDSLNCADWLSGLILDGIVAGVGAVLGFVPQMLVLFIFLAFLESCGYMARIAFIMDRIFRKFGLSGKSFIPMLIGSGCGVPGIMASRTIENDRDRKMTIMTTTFVPCGAKLPIIALIAGAFFNNSGWVSTSAYFVGIAAIICSGIILKKTKMFAGDPAPFVMELPAYHWPTLGNVLRSMWERGWSFIKKAGTIILLSTIILWFLMSFGWVDGKFGMLEAEQLNDSILASIGSVIAPIFTPLGWTKAGEGWKMAVAAITGLIAKENVVATFGMLFGFAEVAEDGTEIWGNLAQVMTPIAAYGFLVFNLLCAPCFAAMGAIKREMNNTKWFFTAIGYQTILGYLVALCIYQIGTLVTAGTFGIGTVVAFVIVLVFIYLLFRPYKESNTLNVNIKKASAK, encoded by the coding sequence ATGTCAATTAAGATTGCTTTAGCAGGAAATCCGAACAGTGGTAAGACAACACTTTTTAACGGATTGACAGGTTCTAACCAGTTCGTAGGTAACTGGCCTGGAGTAACAGTTGAGAAAAAAGAAGGTAAGCTCAAAGGACATAAAGATGTAACAATCACTGACTTACCTGGTATTTATTCACTTTCACCATATACATTGGAGGAAGTTGTAGCAAGAAATTATCTTATTAATGAGAAGCCTGATGTAATTTTAAACATCGTTGATGGTACAAATATTGAAAGAAACCTTTATTTGTCAACACAGCTTATAGAATTAGGTATTCCTGTAGTTATGGCTGTTAACATGATTGATATCATAGAAAAATCAGGTGACAAGATAAGCATCAAGGACTTAAAAGAAAGTTTAGGCTGTGAAGTTGTTGAAATCTCAGCTCTTAAGGGCAAGGGAATTAAGGAAGCAGCTAACAAGGCAGTTGAACTTGCTAAGAAACCTAACCATGAAATGGTACATAAGTTTGATAAAAAAGTAGAAGATGCTATTGAAAAAGTAGAAGAAAAGATTGCTTTCGATATTCCAAGAGAACAGCAGAGATTCTTTGCTATCAAACTTCTTGAAAGAGATGACAAGATTAAAGAACAGATGAAAACTGTTCCGGACGTTGAAAATGAAATTAAGCAGTTAGAAGATGCTTTTGATGATGACACAGAAAGTATCATTACAAATGAAAGATATACATACATTTCTTCAGTAATTGGAAAATGTGTATCAAAAGGAAATAAGGGTGAACTTACAACATCAGATAAGATTGATAAGATCGTAACTAACAGATGGTTAGCTCTTCCAATTTTTGCAGTTGTAATGTTTATTGTATATTACGTATCAGTAACAACAGTTGGTACATGGGCTACTGACTGGGCTAACGAGGGTGTTTTTGGTGACGGATGGCATTTGTTTGGCATAGGAACAAGTTCTTATGAAGATGCATCAGGCGATTATGAAAAGCAGACAGCAGCAGTTGATGCTTTCATTGAAGCAGCTAAGGACAAAGGAATCAGCACAGATAATATCGAAGAAGTTCTTGGGGACGAAGAAGCAAGTGAAGCTGATAAGACAGCAGCAGTTGACGCATTTGTTGCTGAAGCCGGAGTATCAGACATTACTGCAAAAGCAGAACTTGAAGATGAAGATGGAAAAGTAACAGACAAGTTTGACGTAACAGTTAATGATTTTAAGACAGCAACAGAAGCTGAAGAACCTGATCCTGCAGATTATGGAGTTTGGGTACCAGGTGTTCCTGTTTTAATCGGAAACTTACTTGACTCATTAAATTGTGCAGATTGGTTATCAGGACTTATTCTTGACGGTATTGTAGCCGGTGTTGGTGCTGTACTTGGTTTCGTACCACAGATGTTAGTATTGTTTATATTCCTTGCTTTCTTGGAAAGCTGTGGTTATATGGCAAGAATCGCATTTATTATGGACAGAATTTTTAGAAAATTCGGTCTTTCAGGAAAATCATTTATCCCTATGTTAATTGGTAGTGGTTGTGGTGTTCCTGGTATTATGGCATCAAGAACAATCGAAAATGACCGCGACCGTAAGATGACAATTATGACAACAACATTTGTTCCTTGTGGAGCTAAGTTGCCTATCATTGCATTAATCGCAGGTGCATTCTTTAACAACTCAGGTTGGGTATCAACAAGTGCTTACTTTGTAGGTATTGCAGCAATTATTTGTTCAGGTATTATTTTAAAGAAAACAAAGATGTTTGCAGGAGATCCTGCTCCATTCGTAATGGAACTTCCAGCATACCACTGGCCAACATTAGGAAACGTTCTTAGAAGCATGTGGGAAAGAGGATGGTCATTCATTAAGAAAGCCGGAACTATTATCCTTCTTTCAACAATCATTCTTTGGTTCCTTATGAGCTTCGGTTGGGTAGACGGAAAGTTCGGAATGTTAGAAGCAGAACAGCTTAACGATAGTATTTTAGCATCAATCGGTAGTGTAATTGCACCAATCTTTACTCCACTTGGATGGACTAAAGCAGGTGAAGGATGGAAGATGGCTGTGGCAGCTATTACAGGTCTTATTGCAAAAGAAAACGTAGTAGCAACATTCGGTATGTTATTCGGTTTCGCAGAAGTAGCAGAAGACGGTACAGAAATTTGGGGAAATCTTGCACAGGTTATGACTCCAATTGCAGCATACGGATTCTTAGTATTCAACCTTCTTTGTGCACCATGTTTCGCAGCTATGGGTGCTATTAAGAGAGAAATGAACAATACTAAATGGTTCTTTACAGCAATAGGATACCAGACAATTCTTGGATACTTAGTTGCATTATGTATCTACCAGATTGGTACATTAGTTACAGCAGGAACATTTGGAATTGGAACAGTAGTTGCATTTGTAATTGTGTTAGTATTTATTTATCTCTTATTTAGACCATACAAAGAGAGCAATACATTAAATGTTAACATTAAAAAAGCAAGTGCAAAATAA
- a CDS encoding FeoA family protein → MKTLKEVKCGQTVKVTKLTGSGPVKRRIMDMGITKGVDIYVRKVAPLGDPVEVTVRGYELSLRKADAEMIEVE, encoded by the coding sequence ATGAAAACATTAAAGGAAGTAAAATGTGGCCAAACAGTAAAGGTTACAAAACTTACAGGCTCTGGTCCCGTTAAAAGAAGAATTATGGATATGGGTATTACTAAAGGTGTCGACATTTATGTAAGAAAAGTTGCACCACTTGGAGATCCTGTGGAAGTAACAGTTAGAGGATATGAGTTATCTTTAAGAAAAGCTGATGCTGAGATGATTGAAGTTGAATAA
- a CDS encoding FeoA family protein, which yields MMPLTVAGVGVASTIKKIGGKEETRKFLENLGFVVGGTVTVVSEIGGNMIVNVKDSRVAIGKDMANKIMV from the coding sequence ATGATGCCATTAACAGTAGCCGGTGTAGGCGTAGCTAGTACAATTAAAAAGATTGGTGGAAAAGAAGAAACAAGAAAGTTCTTAGAAAATCTGGGGTTTGTAGTCGGTGGGACTGTTACGGTCGTATCAGAAATCGGTGGAAATATGATTGTTAATGTGAAAGATTCAAGAGTTGCCATTGGAAAAGATATGGCTAATAAGATTATGGTCTAA
- a CDS encoding Gfo/Idh/MocA family protein: protein MKKYNWATLGCGVIANELAAAMEKKGEKLYSVANRTHEKAVQFAEKYGIEKVYDNIDQVFEDENVDIIYISTPHNTHIEFLRKALKAGKHVLCEKSITLNSEELEEAVNLAKENNVVLAEAMTIYHMPIYKKLNEIISSGKLGDLGLIQMNFGSYKEYDMTNRFFNRNLAGGAMLDIGVYALSFVRWFMTSVPDQVVSQVKMAPTGVDEQAGILLKNKEEEMATVMLSLHCKQPKRGTIAFDKGYIEIFEYPRGQEAVITYTEDGHKETITGGNTKDALYYEVKDMEKTIDRIGDFTYLEYTKDVMQIMTDIRKQWGMTYPEEEK, encoded by the coding sequence ATGAAAAAATATAATTGGGCAACACTTGGATGTGGAGTTATAGCCAACGAATTGGCTGCGGCAATGGAGAAAAAAGGCGAAAAGCTTTATTCGGTAGCTAACCGTACACATGAGAAGGCTGTGCAGTTTGCAGAAAAATACGGGATCGAAAAAGTTTATGATAATATTGATCAGGTTTTTGAAGACGAAAATGTAGACATTATATATATTTCAACGCCGCACAACACTCATATAGAATTTTTAAGAAAAGCATTAAAGGCAGGAAAACACGTTCTCTGCGAAAAGTCAATTACTCTTAACAGCGAAGAGCTTGAAGAGGCTGTTAATCTTGCAAAAGAGAATAATGTAGTTCTTGCAGAGGCAATGACAATATATCATATGCCTATATATAAGAAGTTAAACGAAATTATCAGTTCAGGAAAACTGGGGGATTTAGGTCTTATCCAGATGAATTTTGGTAGTTACAAGGAATATGATATGACTAACAGATTTTTTAACAGAAATCTTGCAGGTGGGGCAATGCTTGATATTGGCGTATATGCGTTGTCTTTTGTAAGATGGTTTATGACATCAGTGCCTGATCAGGTGGTTTCACAGGTAAAAATGGCTCCTACGGGAGTGGATGAACAGGCAGGAATTTTACTTAAAAATAAAGAAGAGGAAATGGCAACGGTTATGCTTTCGCTTCACTGCAAGCAACCTAAACGCGGAACAATCGCTTTTGACAAGGGATATATTGAAATCTTTGAATATCCAAGAGGGCAGGAAGCAGTAATTACTTATACTGAGGACGGTCACAAGGAAACAATTACCGGTGGAAATACTAAAGATGCACTTTATTATGAAGTGAAAGATATGGAAAAAACAATTGATAGAATAGGAGATTTCACATATCTTGAATATACTAAGGATGTTATGCAGATTATGACTGACATAAGAAAACAGTGGGGCATGACATATCCTGAGGAAGAAAAATAA